Within the uncultured Draconibacterium sp. genome, the region TTGGGGACTGGAGGCTCTCTGCATTTAATTAAGCATAAAATAAACACAACCTTTTTTGTTTCGAATTGTGACATTATTATTGAACAAGATCTAGCTGAGATTTACAATTACCATAAAAAGAATCAAAACAAAATAACCATAATATCCGCCCTAAAACACTATAAAATTCCCTACGGGACAATTGAAACTGGCGAAAACGGATTACTGAAAAACTTTTCAGAAAAACCGGAACTTACTTTTCAAATTAATTCGGGACTATATATTCTCGAACCTGATGTTTTAAACTTAATTCCTGAAGATCAATTTTTCCATATTACCCATTTGATTGAGAAGTTGACAAAAAGTGGCGGAAAAGTTGGTGTTTTTCCGGTAAGCGAAAATTCATGGAAAGACATTGGAGAATGGCCCGAGTACCTTAAACTTATTGAGCACCAATTATGAAAATACTCCTATTGTCCGATCAGGCAAATTTTATAAATCAAATAGTTTCTTTTATAAAAGAAAAACACACAAACTTTCATCCATCAACATTAACCCCTAAAAAACTGGTTACTAAAGAAACGGATACTTTATATGAGCAAATTATAAATTTTAAAATTTCTTTACGCAGCATTCTTTTTTATCTAAAATATTTTCCGAGAATTTTAATATACTCTATTTTCTCATTATTAATTCTATTATTGAATTATAGACAAGGATTAAAAAGTATCAAGTGTGTTTTCGATGCCTATGGATATATTGGAAAAATTCAGCACGCCATTATCTCTGATTTTGATCTCATCAATATCCACTATTGTACAGTAAAAAAATCTATTTCAATATTACTGCTTCCAAAAAGCTCTAAAATAGTTCTGTCGTTCTGGGGATCGGACCTCTTTCGTACAAACGGATTAAGTTACAACTTTTGGTTACGCAAAGCTTTAAAAAGGGCTAACACTATTCATATTTCGTCGTTCGAAATGCGCACCTCTTTGTTAAGTGAGTTTGGACATGAACTGGCCCCAAAAATAAAGTTTGCGCTATTTATTCCTCCGTTTGAACAAATTCAAAAGATAAATACGCTACTATCGGTACCTGATAAAATCGACGAATTAAAAACAAAATACAAGATTAAAAGTAACAGATGCATAATGATTGGCAATAATGCCAGCAGAGGTAATAATCATATCGAAATATTAGACGCAATAAAAGATATCGTACTCAAGTACAATGCAAGCATTATTTTACCACTTACATATAGTAAAAACGATAATTACCTAAAGCAATTAAAAAACTATGTTCATTCGCATAATATTGATGCTATCTTGCTCACGGAATATTTAACAAATACAGACATGGCAGCCCTTAAACTTATATCTGATATTTTTATCACCATGCAGGAGACCGATGCAATGAGCGCGTTTTTTACAGAATCGTTATATGCGGAAACCATTTGTATCGCTGCATCTTGGTTGCCATACAGTACCTTTAAAAATAGTGGAGTACATTATTATCAGTGCCCTCAGTTTGAGAGTTTAGGAGAATTAACCGAAAACATACTTGAAAACTTTAACACAGAGAAACAAAAATGTAAAAACAATCCGAGTTTGGTAGCTTCAACTTTTTATGACAAAAAAAAGTTGTTACGGAGTTGGGAGGAGATCTATGAAATTTAAAATGCCAGATGTAAAAATTGAAATATCAAAAAATACCGAACAACATGACTTCTTTTTAGCAGACGAATTAAAATTCGACGCCGATAACTTTGTAATTGAAAACCATCTGTATGAGATATTAATAAAGGGTGTCAGTTTCAATTTTACAACACTTGACGCTACCACAAACTTTAGGTTGTTCGTTAATGAATATCAACAAAAAGGGATAGAATATCTCAATTCATTGCGCGGTAGTTTATGTGGATCTATTTATGATAAGATAAAAAAAGAATATATAGTTTTTACCAACCACATTGGAGATCAAAAACTATATTACGCAGAAACAGCAAATTCAATTTATATTGGTTCTGATCTATTTGAGTTAGCCTCATCTCTTAGAAAAGAATCGGTAAAGCTAAACTTAAACCTTAATGCAGCCTATTCCCTGCTTTCATTTGGATACTTAATTGATAATGCAACTTTGGTTTCTGAAATAAAGAGAATTCCGGCTGGTCATTATCTATACATTGATCAAAATGGAAACAGCCAGCTCCTGAAGTATTTTGAACTCAACAACCAGCCTGATTCTGTTTCTAATGATGATGATTTAGTTGACGAACTGGATAATTTGTTCAAAAAAGCAGTAAAACGGGAATTTGAAAAAGATATTCTTTATGGATTCAAGCACTTTTCTTCTATCAGCGGAGGATTAGATTGTAGAATGACAAACTGGGTAGCAAAAAAATTGGGGTATAATAATGTTACAACATATACTTTCTCTCAATACGGTTATCTCGACATGAGTATTGCGCATGAGATTGCTGCTTATCTGGGATATGAATGGATCTTTAAGTCGCTGGATCCGGGAGATTATCTGACAAATATTGATGAAATGGTTAGATTAACTAATGCACAAATCACCTATTCCGGTTCTGCACATGCTCAAAGCATGATAAAATTACTTAATCTAACTGATTTCGGAATTATACATTCCGGTCAGTTAGGAGATGTTACTATTGGCACCTACTCTCCTCTTCATGCATATAGGCCAGCTTCTGCATCAAATGTAAAAGCAATGTCTAGAAGATTTGTTGATAAAGTAGAAGTTAACTGGGCTGACTATAAAAACCAGGAACTTGCTACATATGAGATCAGGGGATTCAACGGAATTTTAACCGGAAATTTTATTTTTCAACCATATACAGAAGTGGCTTCCCCTTTCTTGGATATCGATTTCCTTAATTTCTGTTTTTCTATTCCTGCTGAAAAAAGAGCTTACCATCAGATTTATAAAAAGTGGATATTAAAAAAATATCCTCAGGCTGCTCAATTCAAGTGGGAAAGTATTGATGCCAAAATCGATGAAAAAATCTTGCATATTCGGGGTAAAGCAGTTCCCTTTTCAAAACTTGCAAGGTTTATATACAACGGTATTTTTTATCGTTTAGGGAAACCAGTTGACGGAACACATTCGGCTTTTAATATGAATCCTTTTGATTACTGGTATAAGACAAATAATAATCTGTCAAAAATCTTCAACAATCATTTTAATGATAATATTCATTTAGTCCAAGACAATGAACTTCAAAGAGACTGTGAGTTACTTTTCCAACAAGGTGCTGTTATCGAAAAAATGCAGGTTCTCACTTTACTATCTGCCATTAAACAACTAAGCTTTTAATCGATCTATCATAGACCCGAAATTTTTTGCTATTTCAAAGAGATTGTAAAAATACTTCTAACCTCTTTTTATAACATTACTGACTAAATTATTTACATCATCTGATACATTGAGAATATAGATTAACGTAGAGAAAACGATTGTAAATACTGAACTTCTCAACAAAATATCGGGAATTAATTGCAATGATGGGATTAACGCTGAAATCCCCCAGGAACAGAAAAAAGCCAAGGGCACTAATAAAAATTTAAAGTTAAATGGTTCCATTTTATATTTTATCTTCAGAAAAAAGTATCGCATCAAGTTGTTTAGCAAAAAAGCAAGGGCAATGGCTGCTGCTGCGCCACTCAACCCCCAGATAGGGATAAACAAGTACATAATTGACACAACCAATACTACCAGTATTAACAGAAACCAGAGTCCCATCTTGTAATACTTTGAAAGACTAATAATTTGACTATTAGCTCCAGTCGCCATATCAACAAGATAACCTAATCCGATAAAAAAGATCACCCATTTTCCTCCAATATAATCAGGCCCAAGAATTTCAAGAATATTATCGATATTAATCCATATTCCACCAAACAAAAAAGCAGCAATAATAAACTGGTTCAGACAACTCTTGTGATAAATATCCGAGATGGTCTTCAGATCATTCCTTTTAAAAGCTTCGGCAATTAGAGTCCCTGAAATCTTTAAAAGAGTCCTTGAAGGAATGACAACCAGGGTTCCAAAAAAAAATGCAATGGTATACACTCCAGTGGCACCTAGGCCCATCACCTGGTTGATTATAATCTTATCGATTTGAAAAACAACACTACCTCCAATTCCAACCAAAATACTGTAAATAGCAACACTTATCATTTCTCGCCTTAAGTCCGGCTTTACAAAACTAAGTTGTGGCTGAAGGTTCAGTTCCTTTCGAAATAGGAGATAAAAGAAAATAATAGCGCCTTTCAACCCTACAGCTCCGGCATAGGCAAGAATCAATGCATTTGGTGATAACCAACCCGCAATATATAGTAGTAAAATCAAGAATATTAAAATCCGCTGTATAAATTCTTTTAAAAAAGTACCCAAAACTGCATTGTAAAGCATTTTATTTAAGAGATCAAGCAAATTGAAAAGCAGGGCCAAAAAAGTAAGTGGGATCATTATATTCACATATTGTGAGAATAGGGCTGATTTTTCCAAGTTACTCTCCACCAGCCATGGTCGAATTAAAAGAAATGTGACAAAAAATAAAATGAATCCTGAAAGCATTACCACAAAAGCGATAAAAACAAATCCGTTATGTCCTTTAGCCTTGTCTCGGAATTGAGGAAAAAGCCGGGCAGTTACTCCATGAAATCCCAAAAGAGAAAATTGCGCAAAAATATCGGACCAAGCCAGCAATAGTGCAAATAAGCCAACAATCTCAGGTGTCAAATAATTCGGGTAAAGATATGCAGTAGTTATAAAACCAATACCTACCCCCAAATACGACCACAATGCACCTTTAATAGATTGTTTAATAATGATTCCCATAAATGGCTCTGCAGTAATTGCTGTTATTTTTTTATCAATAGAATTTAATACGCCAAAAATAAGCTTTCTACGGAAACATTATCCAATTTGTAAAAATCTTTAAATAATGCTTCTATTCCATTTTTGCAGGCAATTAACCCAGGCTACACTTTAATCTCAAAAGCACCAAATACCAAAATAACCGAAACAACGCCTCCAATACAACAACCTGCGTATCATTTTCTAAAACCAATAGTAACTCTTCTTAAACCTCACCTCCTTTTTGATTAACCAGGGGTACTTTTACCTTAACCACACCTCCATTTACGTTTGGGCAGGGTACTTTTTCTTAAACTACATCTCCGCTCTTATTAAGGGCACATCAAATCAATTATGGGCTAACTGTTTTCACGTTATCAATACCGCTTTTCTATGGCCCTGTCATTTTTCCCTAAAAGTCAAGCTTTTATATAACATAAACTATATGGATAGAAACGCTTTAATAACTATTGTGCAAAACCAATGATTACCGTAACTTTTCATCTGTTAACGCGAAAATGCACCATGCAATTGATTATCTTTTATTTATCAACCTTCAACTCATGGTCTTTCCGCCAAATATTAATTTCAAAATTTAAAACCGATGAAAGGAAAATCGATTAACAACTTTATGGAAGATTGTCGTATTGCTATCTTTAATGCGGCCGACGACGAAATTATCAGCACACGTTTCGCACCCTTTGGATACGACGAAACAAAACACCAAAGCAACAAAACATTGTTTCAGGAAACAACCGACATTATTGCACAAAACAAAATCGAACACGCCGAATACGACACGGCACGTATCGATTTTAACGATGCCGTTGATGCCGCCCGTAAAATTTACAACAGTATTACCCGTTCGCTACAGTATTGGTACAGCCCCGAAACCCGGGAAGCTTTAAAACTGGGGCTTTACAACAACAAAATTGCTCGCTATGCCGATTTTGTTCAGGCAGGAAAAGAATTCTACACCGAACTCATTAAACAGCCGGATGTAATAGAAAAGTTAGTTCCCTTTGGCCATACACAGGAAAATATAGTTGAATACCAAACAAACATTAACAGTTTGGATGACCTGCGTGCCAAACGCGAAAAAGAAAGCGGCGATGCACAATACTACGTAAAAGCCCGCAACGCTAAAATGGACAAACTGGCCGATATAGTGGCAGATATCAAACGCCTGGGAAAACTCGTCTTCACCGAAGATGAAGCGCAATACCTCGAAAAACTCGGAATAATTGTGAAATCATAACACGGATACCCCCTTCGTTTGCATCAAAAAATCTTCTTCACGCATCGAGGGGTTTCTCTTTAGTGCAAAAGTTTCTCCATTTTAAAAACAAATCTTCGTGTTTGTGTACCATAACTACCTACCCAAAATCACGAATCTCTTCCGTCAACTGAATACTCTCCCTAACATCCTCAACCCCAAAACCATTCCCGGCTAAGATATGGCGGTATGATTCGGTATGAAGATCTGTAAAGCCATCAGTAAAGTCGATTTCTTCATCGTTTACTATCATCGAACGGAAAGTTCTTTTCCCACCTAGTTTAACCTGATCGGGCAGGTCGCTTTCATCAAGGCTCAAATGCCAGTTTACTTCTGCATTCTCTAGTTTTAAAGTGCCTACTGCTTTAAAAGGCCGGTAAATATTTACTTTGCAATCGCGCACACTACCAAATATCCAGATCAGCATATCAAACAGGTGAATACCAATGTTGGTGGCTATTCCTCCTGATTTTTGCACATCGCCTTTCCAGCTTTTAAAATACCACTTACCCCGCGTGGTGATATAGTTAAGATCAATCTTGTAAAATTTATCTTTACCGGCAAGGTCGACTTTCCTTTTTAAATCGAGAATGGCCGGATGATGACGAAGTTGCAAAATGGTGTAAACGCGTTTCCCGGTTTCTGCTTCAATATCTTTGATAATCCGCATTTCGTCGGGATGTATCACCATGGGTTTTTCGCAAATGGCATTAGCACCGTTCCTCAAGGCAAAACGAATGTGCGTAGGATGCATATAGTTTGGCGTACAAATACTTACATAATCAATTGGTGTTCCGGCCATGCGCTGATCGTCCATAAAGCGATCGAGATTTTCATGTTCGAGAAAAAACTCGGCCTCAGGGAAATAGCTGTCCATGCACCCCATCACATCAAAACGATCGGAAGCACAAACCAGCTGATTGCCCGTTTCCTTAATTGCTCTCATGTGCCGCTTAGCAATATAACCGGCTGCCCCTATTAATGCAAATCGTTTCATCTTTAAGAAGTGAGATATTAGTACTGAGTAGTGAGTATTCTACTTTGAACACTGAACTCTAAACATTGAACTTTACAATTTATACACTTTCTCCGAAGCTTCTTCAATCACATTCCGCATATCAACCACCAGTTTTGAATGTACTTGAATAAAGTCGGCATCAAAAACAGAATGATTGGTTGTTATAACCACGCAATCTGCATC harbors:
- a CDS encoding lipopolysaccharide biosynthesis protein, with the translated sequence MGIIIKQSIKGALWSYLGVGIGFITTAYLYPNYLTPEIVGLFALLLAWSDIFAQFSLLGFHGVTARLFPQFRDKAKGHNGFVFIAFVVMLSGFILFFVTFLLIRPWLVESNLEKSALFSQYVNIMIPLTFLALLFNLLDLLNKMLYNAVLGTFLKEFIQRILIFLILLLYIAGWLSPNALILAYAGAVGLKGAIIFFYLLFRKELNLQPQLSFVKPDLRREMISVAIYSILVGIGGSVVFQIDKIIINQVMGLGATGVYTIAFFFGTLVVIPSRTLLKISGTLIAEAFKRNDLKTISDIYHKSCLNQFIIAAFLFGGIWINIDNILEILGPDYIGGKWVIFFIGLGYLVDMATGANSQIISLSKYYKMGLWFLLILVVLVVSIMYLFIPIWGLSGAAAAIALAFLLNNLMRYFFLKIKYKMEPFNFKFLLVPLAFFCSWGISALIPSLQLIPDILLRSSVFTIVFSTLIYILNVSDDVNNLVSNVIKRG
- a CDS encoding asparagine synthase-related protein; protein product: MPDVKIEISKNTEQHDFFLADELKFDADNFVIENHLYEILIKGVSFNFTTLDATTNFRLFVNEYQQKGIEYLNSLRGSLCGSIYDKIKKEYIVFTNHIGDQKLYYAETANSIYIGSDLFELASSLRKESVKLNLNLNAAYSLLSFGYLIDNATLVSEIKRIPAGHYLYIDQNGNSQLLKYFELNNQPDSVSNDDDLVDELDNLFKKAVKREFEKDILYGFKHFSSISGGLDCRMTNWVAKKLGYNNVTTYTFSQYGYLDMSIAHEIAAYLGYEWIFKSLDPGDYLTNIDEMVRLTNAQITYSGSAHAQSMIKLLNLTDFGIIHSGQLGDVTIGTYSPLHAYRPASASNVKAMSRRFVDKVEVNWADYKNQELATYEIRGFNGILTGNFIFQPYTEVASPFLDIDFLNFCFSIPAEKRAYHQIYKKWILKKYPQAAQFKWESIDAKIDEKILHIRGKAVPFSKLARFIYNGIFYRLGKPVDGTHSAFNMNPFDYWYKTNNNLSKIFNNHFNDNIHLVQDNELQRDCELLFQQGAVIEKMQVLTLLSAIKQLSF
- a CDS encoding TDP-N-acetylfucosamine:lipid II N-acetylfucosaminyltransferase is translated as MSDQANFINQIVSFIKEKHTNFHPSTLTPKKLVTKETDTLYEQIINFKISLRSILFYLKYFPRILIYSIFSLLILLLNYRQGLKSIKCVFDAYGYIGKIQHAIISDFDLINIHYCTVKKSISILLLPKSSKIVLSFWGSDLFRTNGLSYNFWLRKALKRANTIHISSFEMRTSLLSEFGHELAPKIKFALFIPPFEQIQKINTLLSVPDKIDELKTKYKIKSNRCIMIGNNASRGNNHIEILDAIKDIVLKYNASIILPLTYSKNDNYLKQLKNYVHSHNIDAILLTEYLTNTDMAALKLISDIFITMQETDAMSAFFTESLYAETICIAASWLPYSTFKNSGVHYYQCPQFESLGELTENILENFNTEKQKCKNNPSLVASTFYDKKKLLRSWEEIYEI
- a CDS encoding Gfo/Idh/MocA family oxidoreductase; this encodes MKRFALIGAAGYIAKRHMRAIKETGNQLVCASDRFDVMGCMDSYFPEAEFFLEHENLDRFMDDQRMAGTPIDYVSICTPNYMHPTHIRFALRNGANAICEKPMVIHPDEMRIIKDIEAETGKRVYTILQLRHHPAILDLKRKVDLAGKDKFYKIDLNYITTRGKWYFKSWKGDVQKSGGIATNIGIHLFDMLIWIFGSVRDCKVNIYRPFKAVGTLKLENAEVNWHLSLDESDLPDQVKLGGKRTFRSMIVNDEEIDFTDGFTDLHTESYRHILAGNGFGVEDVRESIQLTEEIRDFG